In Prosthecobacter sp., a genomic segment contains:
- the ftsH gene encoding ATP-dependent zinc metalloprotease FtsH, producing MSDDPFNNRPEGPNRRNQDPQFNWRGFMLFALAITLLISGFMMNKGMAGSRKVFNYAEFKIEVEAGNIDASKKLELVNLDTTSEQTIRGYYFPSPAIKASAGKAGEPEVPAPDLSKPVLSEPVKDATGKTPAFGAGKGDSKPFSVAVNIEFQKEELRDLLKAHNLVLIPVYENEMWSSLLGFLLPLLIILAFFYFLVRQQLRSAGRGAMSFGKSKAKMLAQDRNKVTFKDVAGVEEAKEEVQEIVEFLKDPKKFQRLGGKIPKGVLMTGPPGTGKTLLAKAIAGEADVPFFSISGSDFVEMFVGVGASRVRDMFEQGKKNAPCLIFIDEIDAVGRHRGHGMGGGHDEREQTLNALLVEMDGFDTQEGIIIIAATNRPDVLDPALLRPGRFDRQVTVNLPDVKGREEILRVHAKKVKLADSADLSKIARGTPGFSGAELANLLNEAALLAARKNMKSITNPELEEARDKVRWGRERRSMALSEKEKENTAYHEAGHAILIEVLEHTDPLHKVTIIPRGPSLGSTMWLPEEDKHNDRKSELIDDLVVAMGGRVAEEIQFGDVTNGASGDIRMASRIARSMVCSWGMSTKLGMIEYGENESTAFMGRGSSNYSQDTAKKIDEEVKRLIDESYAQAKEILLKYKDKLDAIAHALLEYETLDGAHIKEIMEHGRLINPPENKSKPPPPPPLPKAPDPRPVQREDEDEGGLAPGLTGVPA from the coding sequence ATGTCCGACGACCCCTTCAACAACCGCCCCGAGGGCCCAAACCGCCGCAATCAAGATCCGCAGTTCAACTGGCGCGGTTTCATGCTCTTCGCGCTCGCGATCACCCTGCTGATCTCGGGCTTCATGATGAACAAGGGGATGGCCGGCAGCCGCAAAGTCTTCAACTACGCCGAATTCAAAATCGAGGTCGAAGCCGGCAATATTGACGCCAGCAAAAAACTCGAACTCGTCAATCTCGACACCACCTCCGAGCAGACCATCCGTGGTTATTATTTCCCGTCGCCTGCCATCAAGGCCTCGGCTGGCAAAGCGGGTGAACCCGAGGTTCCCGCGCCTGATTTGAGCAAACCGGTCCTTTCTGAACCCGTCAAGGACGCTACCGGCAAAACACCAGCCTTCGGCGCTGGTAAGGGCGATTCCAAGCCGTTCTCCGTCGCCGTGAACATCGAGTTCCAAAAAGAGGAGCTGCGGGATCTCCTCAAAGCGCACAACTTGGTGCTTATCCCGGTCTATGAAAACGAGATGTGGTCCTCACTGCTCGGCTTCCTGCTGCCACTGCTGATCATCCTCGCGTTCTTCTACTTCCTCGTGCGCCAGCAGCTCCGCAGCGCCGGTCGTGGGGCGATGAGCTTTGGCAAGAGCAAGGCCAAGATGCTCGCGCAAGATCGCAACAAGGTCACCTTCAAGGATGTGGCCGGTGTGGAAGAAGCGAAGGAAGAAGTGCAGGAAATCGTCGAGTTCCTCAAGGATCCGAAGAAGTTCCAGCGCCTCGGTGGCAAGATCCCCAAGGGCGTGCTCATGACCGGCCCTCCCGGCACCGGCAAGACTCTGCTGGCAAAAGCCATCGCTGGTGAGGCCGATGTGCCGTTCTTCAGCATCAGCGGTTCGGACTTCGTCGAAATGTTCGTCGGTGTCGGTGCCAGCCGCGTGCGCGACATGTTCGAGCAGGGCAAGAAAAACGCCCCCTGCCTAATCTTCATTGATGAAATCGACGCCGTCGGTCGTCATCGCGGTCACGGCATGGGCGGTGGTCACGATGAACGCGAACAGACGCTCAATGCGCTGCTCGTTGAGATGGATGGCTTCGACACTCAGGAAGGCATCATCATCATCGCCGCCACGAACCGTCCCGACGTGCTCGATCCCGCCTTGCTGCGCCCCGGTCGCTTCGACCGTCAGGTCACCGTCAATCTGCCCGACGTGAAAGGCCGCGAGGAAATCCTCCGCGTACATGCCAAGAAAGTGAAGCTGGCCGATAGCGCCGACCTTTCCAAGATCGCCCGTGGCACGCCCGGATTCTCCGGTGCAGAACTCGCCAACTTGCTCAACGAGGCCGCGCTGCTCGCCGCTCGCAAGAACATGAAGTCCATCACCAATCCCGAGTTGGAAGAAGCCCGTGACAAGGTGCGCTGGGGCCGCGAACGCCGCAGCATGGCCCTCAGCGAGAAGGAAAAGGAAAACACCGCTTATCATGAGGCCGGTCACGCCATCCTCATCGAGGTTCTTGAGCACACCGATCCGCTGCACAAAGTCACCATCATCCCCCGCGGCCCTTCACTCGGCTCCACCATGTGGTTGCCGGAGGAAGACAAGCACAACGACCGCAAAAGCGAACTCATCGACGACCTCGTTGTCGCCATGGGTGGTCGTGTGGCCGAGGAAATCCAGTTTGGCGACGTCACCAACGGCGCCAGCGGCGACATCCGCATGGCCTCCCGCATCGCCCGCAGCATGGTCTGCTCCTGGGGCATGAGCACGAAGCTCGGCATGATCGAATACGGTGAAAATGAAAGCACCGCCTTCATGGGCCGTGGCAGCAGCAACTACAGCCAGGACACCGCCAAGAAGATCGACGAGGAGGTGAAACGTCTCATCGACGAATCTTACGCCCAGGCCAAGGAGATACTCCTCAAGTACAAGGACAAGCTCGACGCCATCGCCCACGCGTTGCTCGAATATGAAACCCTCGACGGTGCCCACATCAAAGAAATCATGGAGCACGGCCGCCTCATCAATCCGCCCGAAAACAAGAGCAAGCCCCCGCCCCCGCCCCCCCTTCCCAAAGCTCCCGATCCACGTCCCGTGCAGCGCGAAGACGAGGATGAAGGCGGGCTGGCTCCCGGTTTGACCGGCGTGCCCGCTTAA
- a CDS encoding GAF domain-containing protein translates to MSSSTDFSWADFLTRTIADFGCTTGTLHRLDPADKHLKLVAHQGIPEALMPIIQSIPVGKGIAGVAAERREPVEMCNLQTDTSGVAKPGAKQTQVQGTLAVPVMDGNRLCGTLGIGKLVPYDFTVEEKERLLGVASGVAARLLPG, encoded by the coding sequence ATGAGTTCCTCCACTGATTTTTCCTGGGCTGATTTTCTCACCCGAACCATTGCCGATTTCGGCTGCACGACAGGCACGCTGCACCGGCTGGATCCAGCGGACAAGCACCTCAAGCTGGTGGCCCATCAAGGCATTCCAGAGGCGCTGATGCCCATTATCCAGTCGATCCCGGTGGGCAAGGGCATCGCAGGCGTGGCAGCCGAACGGCGGGAGCCCGTGGAGATGTGCAATTTACAGACTGACACCTCTGGTGTGGCCAAGCCCGGTGCCAAGCAAACGCAGGTGCAGGGCACGCTGGCCGTGCCGGTGATGGATGGGAACCGCCTATGCGGCACCTTGGGCATCGGCAAGCTGGTCCCGTATGATTTTACGGTGGAGGAGAAGGAGCGGCTGCTGGGAGTCGCCAGCGGCGTCGCGGCCCGGCTGCTGCCGGGTTGA
- a CDS encoding helicase-related protein, with the protein MESPAPGQRWISQSEPELGLGIVTAVEGSFIDLRFPAAGEKRRYARNGAPLRRASFHAGDTLTHRDGSKHSIDSVTSQDGVLTYHCGPRSIPESELADTLSLGGPQERLLAANIDDLPTFALRAEAVEWRCRMQASPVRGFIGGRVDPIPHQMSIAADVTGRLLPRVLLADEVGLGKTIEAGLILHRLHLTGRASRILVLVPDALPHQWFVELLRRFNLMFSLFDEERCAAIEAGDPEGNPFLDSQIVLCPLSLLSGSSKRAQQAADAGWDLLIVDEAHHLEWTVESPGIAYQVVEAIASRVPGVLLLTATPQQLGAEGHFARLRLLDPDRYGDLHEFLAESDRYEQVARVVDLILQGGSMSEQDRELFASHSPRVQQHITELTAGDESARQRLVSDLLDEFGTGRVMFRNTRAVIQGFPPRQCHTRLLGIEPNSTPEDTLIRWLAATLRELGEAKVLLICRTRKLAEDIHERLLREINVHAVLFHEGLNLMQRDRHAAAFADPEGARLLICSEIGSEGRNFQFAQHLVLFDLPRDPELLEQRIGRLDRIGQKGTINIHVPFIAGSEGEILARWYHEGLDAFEHSLQGATQLLHSFAAEIEALCTSFDAAKLDDLIKRTAKLRLEVRKKLERGHNRLLELNSCKPRLAARLIERIRDVDAGLDFERFFIRLLDHFGMHVEEMTNRTWFIRPDNLITDALPALPDEGLTFTFDRERALSREHEAFLTWDHPLVCGALDVLLGSHDGNAGFAFWKASGGEGLVLQVSFIAECIAPPALHASRFLPATPIRIAIDHQGRDLTADPAFTRAKLTPGDPTRTVENETVRHKFLPTMLCKAQQLAEAQLKELKERSLKAMRKHLDEEIARLEDLQSRNPQVRPEEIRALQEQREALGTVIASTGLRLDAARLVVRLK; encoded by the coding sequence ATGGAATCCCCCGCACCCGGCCAGCGCTGGATCAGTCAAAGCGAGCCCGAACTCGGTCTCGGCATCGTCACGGCCGTGGAAGGCAGCTTCATCGACCTGCGCTTCCCCGCCGCAGGTGAAAAGCGCCGCTACGCACGCAACGGTGCTCCATTGCGCCGCGCCAGCTTCCACGCAGGCGACACCCTCACGCATCGCGACGGTTCAAAGCACTCCATCGACTCCGTCACCTCGCAGGACGGCGTTCTGACCTACCACTGCGGCCCCCGCAGCATCCCTGAGTCCGAACTCGCCGACACCCTCAGCCTTGGGGGCCCGCAGGAGCGCCTCCTCGCCGCGAACATCGACGATTTGCCCACCTTCGCCCTCCGTGCTGAAGCCGTCGAATGGCGCTGCCGCATGCAGGCCTCGCCCGTGCGCGGTTTCATCGGCGGTCGCGTCGATCCCATCCCGCATCAGATGTCCATTGCCGCCGATGTCACCGGTCGCCTCCTGCCGCGCGTTCTGCTCGCCGATGAAGTCGGCCTCGGCAAGACCATCGAAGCCGGCCTCATCCTGCATCGCCTTCACCTCACCGGCCGCGCCTCACGCATCCTCGTCCTCGTGCCCGACGCCTTGCCGCACCAGTGGTTCGTCGAACTCCTGCGCCGCTTCAATCTGATGTTCAGCCTCTTCGACGAAGAACGCTGCGCCGCCATCGAAGCCGGCGATCCCGAAGGCAATCCCTTCCTCGACAGCCAGATCGTGCTCTGCCCGCTGTCCTTGCTCAGCGGCTCGTCAAAGCGAGCGCAACAGGCCGCCGACGCCGGTTGGGATCTTCTAATTGTCGATGAAGCCCATCACCTCGAATGGACCGTCGAATCTCCCGGCATCGCCTATCAAGTCGTCGAAGCCATCGCTAGCCGCGTCCCCGGCGTCCTTCTCCTCACCGCCACCCCGCAGCAACTCGGTGCCGAAGGCCATTTCGCCCGCCTCCGTCTCCTCGATCCCGACCGCTATGGCGATCTGCACGAGTTCCTCGCCGAATCAGATCGCTACGAGCAAGTCGCTCGTGTGGTCGATCTCATCCTGCAAGGCGGCAGCATGAGCGAACAAGACCGCGAACTCTTCGCCAGTCACTCCCCACGAGTGCAGCAACACATCACGGAACTCACCGCAGGCGATGAATCCGCCCGCCAGCGTCTTGTCAGCGATCTCCTCGACGAATTTGGCACCGGACGCGTCATGTTTCGGAACACCCGTGCCGTCATCCAGGGCTTCCCGCCGCGCCAATGCCATACCCGGCTGCTTGGCATCGAGCCAAATTCGACTCCCGAAGATACGCTCATTCGCTGGCTCGCTGCCACTCTGCGTGAACTTGGCGAGGCCAAAGTCCTGCTCATCTGTCGCACGCGCAAACTCGCCGAAGACATCCACGAGCGCCTCCTGCGCGAGATCAACGTGCATGCCGTTCTATTCCACGAAGGTCTGAATTTGATGCAGCGCGACCGCCACGCCGCCGCCTTTGCCGATCCTGAAGGCGCACGCCTGCTCATATGCTCCGAAATCGGCAGTGAAGGCCGCAACTTCCAGTTCGCCCAGCATCTCGTGTTGTTTGATCTGCCGCGCGATCCTGAACTCCTCGAACAACGCATCGGCCGCCTCGATCGCATCGGCCAGAAAGGCACGATCAACATCCATGTGCCCTTCATTGCAGGTTCCGAAGGCGAAATCCTCGCCCGCTGGTATCACGAAGGCCTCGATGCCTTTGAACACAGCCTGCAAGGGGCCACGCAGCTCCTCCATAGCTTCGCCGCTGAAATAGAAGCCCTCTGCACCAGCTTTGACGCCGCCAAACTCGACGATCTCATCAAGCGCACCGCCAAACTGCGCCTCGAAGTGCGGAAGAAGCTCGAACGCGGCCACAACCGCCTCCTCGAACTCAACTCCTGCAAGCCACGTCTTGCCGCACGTCTGATTGAGCGAATCCGCGATGTCGATGCCGGTCTCGACTTCGAGCGCTTCTTCATCCGCCTGCTCGATCACTTCGGCATGCACGTCGAGGAGATGACCAACCGCACCTGGTTCATCCGTCCCGACAACCTCATCACCGACGCCTTGCCCGCGCTGCCCGATGAAGGCCTCACCTTCACCTTCGACCGCGAACGCGCCCTCTCCCGCGAGCACGAAGCCTTCCTCACCTGGGATCACCCGCTCGTGTGTGGTGCGCTTGATGTCCTGCTCGGCTCCCATGATGGCAACGCGGGTTTCGCTTTCTGGAAAGCCTCTGGTGGAGAAGGCTTGGTGCTTCAAGTCAGTTTCATCGCCGAATGCATCGCCCCGCCCGCGTTGCATGCCTCACGCTTCCTGCCAGCCACACCGATTCGCATCGCCATCGATCATCAAGGCCGTGATCTCACCGCCGATCCGGCCTTCACCCGCGCCAAACTCACTCCCGGCGATCCCACTCGCACCGTCGAAAACGAAACCGTCCGCCACAAGTTCCTGCCCACGATGCTCTGCAAGGCGCAGCAGCTCGCGGAGGCGCAACTCAAGGAACTGAAGGAACGGAGCCTCAAAGCCATGCGCAAACACCTCGATGAAGAGATTGCCCGGCTTGAGGATTTGCAGTCGCGCAATCCCCAGGTGCGGCCGGAGGAGATCCGTGCGTTGCAGGAGCAGCGCGAGGCTCTGGGTACTGTGATTGCCTCGACGGGGCTTAGGCTGGACGCTGCGCGGCTGGTAGTGCGGCTGAAGTGA
- a CDS encoding DUF3592 domain-containing protein — MQRPTGVRSLSSRHTRVTTMQPDTSASPPSLAPWRLKFVRCIFGVVGLGVGILLVSAGYYHQRAKHEKVDAWVKTPCRIVTWSVDISRSSFGDRVQPTMTYQYDFAGKTHTSSNYDEATDWIVDLRDFEEEGDAARRGPAYCYVNPADPSEASFRAARLWFPYSLIGGGGLLALVSFVFLVRTFLPSRRLRSLSVPERQRLFFRHLLVGAGVGLLALGVHLMHEQHVLDAIHGQFIRSQLIAVPARVEANGITEERGSGRRSHMIYNMVHLVYSYEQNGRRWFSNRWYFDASKVDGGMKQEAQALVRAHPIGHELTAWIHPQKPWLATLETRWQWHHVWLLIPISVLMGALWMVAVGLKRPRA; from the coding sequence ATGCAACGACCGACTGGCGTGCGATCTCTGAGCAGCCGCCACACGAGGGTCACTACCATGCAGCCGGACACCTCCGCATCGCCCCCGTCTCTCGCGCCTTGGCGACTGAAATTCGTGCGCTGTATTTTCGGCGTCGTGGGCCTGGGTGTAGGCATCCTGCTGGTCAGCGCTGGGTACTACCATCAGCGTGCCAAGCATGAAAAGGTGGACGCGTGGGTGAAGACGCCCTGTCGCATTGTGACGTGGAGCGTGGACATCTCGCGCAGCTCCTTCGGCGACCGCGTACAGCCCACGATGACGTATCAATACGACTTCGCCGGGAAGACCCACACCTCCTCCAACTACGACGAGGCCACCGACTGGATCGTGGACCTGCGCGACTTCGAGGAGGAAGGCGACGCCGCGCGCCGGGGGCCCGCATATTGTTACGTCAATCCTGCCGATCCCAGCGAGGCCTCATTTCGTGCCGCACGCCTGTGGTTTCCGTATTCGCTCATCGGAGGTGGTGGGCTGCTGGCGCTGGTGAGTTTTGTCTTCCTGGTGCGCACCTTTCTGCCGTCGCGCCGGTTGCGGAGCCTGTCCGTCCCAGAGCGTCAGCGTCTTTTCTTCCGCCATCTGCTGGTGGGCGCGGGAGTGGGGCTGCTGGCGCTGGGCGTCCACTTGATGCACGAGCAGCATGTGCTGGATGCCATCCACGGCCAGTTCATCCGCTCCCAGCTCATCGCGGTGCCTGCGCGGGTGGAGGCGAACGGCATCACCGAAGAACGCGGCTCGGGCAGGCGCAGCCACATGATCTACAACATGGTACATCTCGTATATTCCTACGAGCAGAACGGTCGCCGCTGGTTTTCCAACCGCTGGTACTTCGATGCCTCCAAGGTGGACGGCGGGATGAAGCAGGAGGCGCAGGCCCTGGTACGCGCCCATCCCATCGGCCATGAACTGACCGCCTGGATCCATCCGCAGAAGCCCTGGCTAGCCACGCTGGAAACCAGGTGGCAGTGGCATCATGTGTGGTTGCTGATTCCGATTTCGGTGTTGATGGGGGCACTGTGGATGGTGGCGGTGGGATTGAAGAGGCCGAGGGCGTAG